From one Allorhizobium ampelinum S4 genomic stretch:
- a CDS encoding gamma-glutamyltransferase family protein: MTDFTTRPEILGTFGVVTSTHWIASAVGMAILEKGGNAFDAAVATGFVLQVVEPHLCGPGGDMPAVIYSKNKDKVEVICAQGPAPAGATIEHYTEEGLDLIPGDGLLATVIPGAFDGWMLMLRDYGTMSVRDVLEPAIYYAEKGHPVLARVSATIKGLGSFFEQHWPTSHQTWLPGGFAPEPNSLFTNPVLAETWKRIIVEAEAKSGREAQIEAARDAFYRGFVAEQIDRYVQSTAVMDASGACHKGVLTADDMAQWSATIEEPQTFDYHGWTVAKTGPWGQGPVLLQALSLLKGFDIAAMASDGPDFVHTVTEAMKLAYADREIYYGDPAFATVPMQHLLSEAYATERRALIGETASFDLVPGRVAGFEDQYARTMEMLGATSKTGAVFEPTMAHLSEKRGDTVHIDVIDRDGNMVSVTPSGGWLQSSPIVPGLGFCLNSRAQMFWLKPGLPTSLQPGKRPRTTLTPSIALYEGRPTLSFGTPGGDQQDQWQLSFFLRYVHHGFNLQAAIDRPLFHTSHFPGSFYPRTREPGSLMVEKNFPEATIAELARRGHALTVAEPWSIGRLTAARRDADGLLRAAATPRLMQAYAVGR; encoded by the coding sequence ATGACTGACTTTACCACCCGGCCTGAAATTCTCGGCACCTTTGGCGTTGTTACCTCCACCCACTGGATTGCCTCTGCCGTCGGCATGGCCATACTGGAAAAGGGTGGCAATGCCTTCGATGCTGCCGTCGCCACCGGCTTCGTGCTGCAAGTTGTCGAGCCGCATCTGTGTGGTCCGGGCGGCGATATGCCAGCCGTGATCTACTCGAAAAACAAGGACAAGGTGGAGGTCATCTGCGCCCAAGGGCCTGCACCGGCGGGCGCCACCATCGAGCACTACACGGAGGAAGGGCTGGATCTCATTCCCGGCGATGGCCTGCTGGCAACCGTTATCCCCGGCGCCTTCGATGGCTGGATGCTGATGCTGCGCGATTACGGCACGATGAGCGTGCGCGACGTGCTGGAACCAGCCATTTATTATGCCGAAAAAGGCCATCCGGTTCTGGCCAGAGTTTCGGCCACCATCAAGGGACTTGGCAGTTTCTTCGAACAGCATTGGCCAACCTCGCACCAGACCTGGTTGCCGGGCGGCTTCGCCCCGGAGCCGAATAGCCTGTTTACCAATCCGGTTCTGGCCGAGACCTGGAAGCGGATCATTGTGGAAGCCGAGGCCAAATCCGGTCGCGAGGCGCAGATTGAAGCAGCGCGCGACGCCTTCTACCGTGGTTTCGTCGCTGAACAGATCGATCGCTATGTCCAGTCCACGGCAGTGATGGATGCGAGCGGTGCGTGTCACAAAGGCGTGCTGACGGCTGACGATATGGCGCAGTGGTCTGCGACCATAGAGGAGCCGCAAACCTTTGATTATCATGGCTGGACCGTGGCCAAGACCGGACCATGGGGGCAGGGGCCAGTGCTGTTGCAAGCCCTGTCCCTCCTGAAAGGCTTCGATATTGCGGCAATGGCTTCGGATGGCCCGGATTTCGTTCACACCGTCACCGAGGCCATGAAGCTGGCCTATGCCGACCGGGAGATTTATTATGGCGATCCGGCCTTCGCCACCGTGCCGATGCAGCATTTGCTGAGCGAGGCCTATGCCACTGAGCGTCGCGCATTGATCGGTGAGACGGCGTCTTTCGATCTGGTGCCGGGCCGGGTTGCCGGCTTTGAAGATCAATATGCCCGCACCATGGAGATGTTGGGTGCCACGTCGAAAACCGGGGCGGTGTTTGAGCCGACCATGGCGCATTTGAGCGAAAAGCGCGGTGATACCGTGCATATCGATGTGATCGACCGCGACGGCAATATGGTGTCCGTCACGCCATCCGGTGGCTGGCTGCAATCCTCGCCGATTGTGCCGGGACTGGGCTTCTGTCTCAATTCCCGGGCGCAGATGTTCTGGCTGAAACCCGGCCTTCCCACCTCGCTGCAACCAGGCAAGCGCCCGCGCACCACCCTGACTCCATCGATCGCGCTCTATGAGGGCCGTCCCACCCTGTCGTTTGGCACGCCGGGCGGCGACCAGCAGGATCAATGGCAGCTGTCGTTCTTCCTGCGCTATGTTCACCATGGCTTCAATCTTCAGGCTGCCATCGATCGGCCGCTGTTCCACACCTCGCATTTCCCTGGCTCGTTTTATCCTCGCACCCGTGAGCCGGGCAGCCTGATGGTGGAGAAGAATTTCCCCGAGGCGACGATTGCCGAACTGGCCAGACGCGGTCATGCCCTGACCGTCGCCGAACCATGGTCTATCGGCCGGT